The Solea senegalensis isolate Sse05_10M linkage group LG12, IFAPA_SoseM_1, whole genome shotgun sequence DNA segment GCATGTCAACACTCTCGTTATCTTTAGAGATCACACTGTCTCACGGCCTATAGCCATAATCCTTATTGACACACTGTACCTTAAATGGtacaatttattcatttattcttatttacaaGGACATTAAAAGCCTTGCTGGGCTAAATGTACTTTATTATGGAACTGGACAAAACATCTGAATTGCCATCATCTCTCACTTGTCATAACACTGAGATAATTTGGAGGTAGTGCAGTAACTTTGTTGCCTGCAATTAACCAGAGATGATTTCCAAGTGAAGAACACCCTCACCTCATACTGATGAGGACATCGCCATTAcgaaagatgaagaggaggatgttCTCCTGGGTGACATCGTGGAAGTTGGCGCTCTTTTCGTTGGCGAAGAAAAGGTCGGGTTTCCAGAGACATTTGAACATCCCGGGGTCGACGGTGAGAGAGTCAGACTTGAAGTCGTGCGGCAGCTTCAGTCTGGGGTCGTTCCAGCGCTGCCGCAGGAAGATGTTGACTCTGTAATCCTGTGAGTGTTCAAGACGAGACATGGACCCACATGGTTAatgtctgtgtgactgacaaAAAGACGGACTGcagttacatttgttttttatctaaGGATCTTTGGTTTATTCTTGGAAGCAATGTAACTTTGTCATAAGCAAATTTAAGATGAAGTAACTCTCTGAAAGATTGTAACACCTTCTTTATCTGGTTACACTTGGCTGGTATTGGCTTGTACTTAAATGTCAGAGATCACCTGCTCACCTGAAGAAACCTGCATCTCTGACCGCTAATATCTGATCATTTCATCCCTGAGTCCATAAATCcatatttgttgtttgtctttttctttctccacatTTGTTGACAGTTGTGGAgtcatataaataaagtttacatTCCTTCAGTATGTTTTAATCTCTTGTGTTTGTAGCCTATGGACAAGTTAACACTGTTTCCATCTTTGTGACATCTTTTCACAACAACTACGTCTTAATGTGCCGAGTGAAATTCTGCAGCTGCAGTAAAAATATCCACCGCGTCGACGGTAAAGAATGCTGCGTATGAGGAAGTGCACAACCCGAGGGTCAAAAGTTATCAATACAGCAACATGTGATACGACGACTTCCTCGTTACAGAGCTTATTAGAGAATTTCCACCATCTCCCTGTTGATGGAAAAGTATCACTTGGAAACGCTTTAGaactatttgtgtgtgtgtgtgtgtgtgtgtgtgtgttcgtcttGTTTGAAGGCCTCAAGCTGTTCTGAGACCAGGTGCTTGGAAGGACTGTTAACGCTGAACGTGAAGATGGATGACATGTCAAATAAAACCACGAGAATCACATCTGTATCTCTTTCAACTTGTGTTTAAAAcgtgttgtgtatgtgtttggttAGAGTATAAATGCAGTTTTCACCTCTATTTGTGTATTACTGTTTTTAAGgtaatgtgtacatatatacatatatatatatatatatatatgtatgcagtGTATATAAACTTATTTGTCACcccaaaatgaaaagaaatcttAAATGCTTGCATCATATTTGAATTCTAATGTGTTTATAACAGCTGTGCAAGAAGAACCAACATTACCACAGAGataatacataaacacataaattaCATCAATTATATGTCATGAATGCCacaatagaaataataaaagtggACAAATGTGACATCTTGTTTTGTTGGAGTCAATTTCAGGTCATGAAACAAAACCAGATTcatcccactcacacacacacacacacacacatttgacgGCGCGttcatttaactttaatttccaCACGATTTGGTGAGAGAAAGTCCgcatttattatttgtttcattcgACTGAAAGTGAGTTCACCAAAGCAGTAGATGGTGCAAATGTCTcagcacagaaaaacaaggcCTGGGTTCTACTTTCCacacgtgcatgtgtgcagaGATGTGTGACATATATTTCATTATTGGCTGCCACAGACTCTACATATGTGGACCAATCCACACGCACTTCCACTTTGACTCTACACACAATCTGTGcgcactttccagtccagtgtAGGTGTATAAACTACAGAGATTAAGAGTCATGTGACCACGGTGCTTTGTGTCAAATGCTCCTCTTACTTTCTAacttcacaaacacagcagaacaAAAGGCCTCAGTGATAAATGTGCACTGGCTATTATTAAAGGCAGATCCAtctattaaaatgattattatggACACATATTTACGTCCACAGTGCAGTTTTTTCCgtacaataaatacagtatggTCACATATTTCCTGGCAAAGAAAAGTAATATTTCCTGGGTTGAGATGATAAAAGAACCCAAACCTGAATGTGGTTATATAATATACATCTGTTCTCTTGGCAAACCAACCCAGTGGTTTAAGGACAGCAGGTTTGTCTTGAGAAGCCTGGAGACTATAAtctgacagagagggagggtggCTCTTGGCATCCACTGTCAATcacttttttgtctgtttgactCTAAATGGAACTTATAAAAACGGTCATTATGATGTAATAGAAAGAAGACTAACATAAAACCATATTTTCTTCTGTCTAATATCCTCGGATTATCACCTTTCATCATTGCCAATAATTTAAACCCATTTTtgaatctctttttttatttctatacaaCCAAACGCTGGTGTCCAACTCCACCTGAAGCGACAACACAGAGATAGTCCCTGCTGCTTTCCGCTGTCTGTCAGATACACAGGCCAATTCCCACACCATCACCTTCTCTGGAAACCAGACAAGGATATATATATTCTCCCTCTGGCTCGCGATCAAGCTGCCAGTGTTGCATTCGATTCCTGAGAGATTTAACGCAGCACCTCAGTGAAGTAAATGAGAAAACCTCCAACTGAGaagtagtttaaaaaaaacaacacgcaCACAACCACAATTTATTTCATCTTGCAATATCAAATTAGTCATCCTCTCCTGGCCAATGCAATCATCAAGTGAAAACAGATGTATTAACTATACAGAGAACACACAGTGGTGGCCGGGGGAAGTGTAAATGAAGAGGGAGGTTTCCAGGGATTGGATGCCCCATAGAGTGATAAATTAGTGAGAGAGGTCaccagctctctctcttttttccccctgtggattcattttatatctacTTCACTTCTCACATTCTCTTTCTATCTTTTGTTGCTCATCCCAGGCGAAAGGGGAAAGCGAGGAGTTGCCATCAGGGAGACCTtcatctctgtgtctccaccTCACATTTGGCTCTTAATTCTCAGTGCAGCACCTCTCCTCCCTTTTCTGGTTGGATTTCTTTTCCCGttccctctctgctctcttgCACTTTTCTCTGCTTCCTTTCTTATTTCAAGCATTCAACGCTGTCTCATTCCTTCTCTGTCTGATTCTGCTTCATCCAACTTTCTCTGCTCTCGTTCTCTTCTCATTActgtgtcctcttctcttcctACACTTCCATCTCCTTGCTGCGTATTGTATCTcgcttcctttttttcccctcgctTCTTTGTAACCTCCACTTTTAAACGCACTCGCTGCCTTCTTTCTCTTCCGTCTCCCAGACCCTTATTTCTTCTACCCTCCATCTGCTCTgcataacacatttttatggtTTGTGTTTTCGTTATCTGCACATTCTGGTGTAAATCTTTTAGTGATCTACAgcctaaaagaaaaaaggacagaaCAATCCAGAGGTAGATTTCATGCAGTCCCAACAATCAGTCTGCAACAGTGTTCTGTTGCAGACCTGCAACAGAACACTGAGGGCAAATATCTAACAGCGAGGAGTTCTCCGTGTTCCCGTTGAGAATGTGGTGTTCTGCGTCCAAAAAGGAAtacttcattctttctttcataAGAATAATTTATTCTAAAATTAGCTTCTTTTTTCCTGATGTTAAATTACATCATACAAAACATGCTAAAAATTGAggccaaaaataaaagtaatcaaACATCTTGTGTTTGAGGGAGATAACGTCACAAAAGTATTGTTTTACTTGATCTTCTGGTACAACATTATCGTTGTTGAAGGAGATAAAGGACTGTGGATTTAGTCACTCTGCATTAATTACAATTAAGAAAAATTGTCACATGACTGGATACGTTTATTCAGAGACACCATTAAAGTTAATTGGCCCCTCCGAGCAGCTTTAAACGGAAACACACCAGTAAACGAGGCTCATGAAAAACCTTCAGGGCTGTTCCCTTCTATTGTTTTGTAGGTGATCGAGAATGGACTCACTGTCCTCCTTGAGTTTAGtctatttattacatttaaaactgcaccttttttttaatcagcaaTTAAGCCATCAGATAAATCGGGCATGAGAACCACAGTCTGCTAAATGGACGGATAGAGACTAGAATATGATGCTCAGGCATTGTTTCAGGAACTAGGCTGGAGCAGTTTTCTGTTGACATTAGCAGTGATTATCAAAACTGAGGGACTGAGGTGGATTCTTACCATGGTTGTTTCCTGAATTGAGCCAAAGCtgttgatgaagatgttgacTCTGTCCTCCACAGGCGTCCCTGAATTcaagaagaggaaataaaagaagcGGCATCAGTGTCATCAGTGCATCAGCACGTTTCATAAAACCATGTGCTTGTTTATTTCTTGACAAATGTACATTGTGTCTGGTTATTGGATTGATTCTGTTACTGATCGCGATTTGTGAAAGACTTTATCGACATtgcaaagcaataacaaaaaTGCCCTCCCAGGAGCATCCCATTCCACTTCTAAGCTAACGCTGTAAACATTTATAGTGGCATCTCTCTCCACTCAGCCTTTTGTATAAACTAATAAAATCCTTGACGAATGCAGACTGCTCTGAATAaattttcctttcctttgagGCGTTTACTGGAAGCTCGGGAGATTCACACGGTGGAGTCCGCCGAGCGATTCACAAAATTAGTGTCCATGATACGGCGATGGTAAATAGCTCACACCTCAAATGCATTGCTGCAACCGAGGAAAGTAATTAATATTCAACAAATCCTTATGGTGCTACTTATAATTCTCTCTATGGCCTGTGAAAGCTGCTCACCATTTTACAAGCATGGCCAAAGCGAAGCACAAGGCACAGTTGAGGATGTAATTTTGGAGATTATGACATGGACGTGAATGGACGGGAAGATTTCAGCCCACCCTGAAATCAGGAGCAGATGTTTGGCCGCTGGACCAGTGGCGGGCGATCAAGGAGGGAGGTAATTCTGCTCACAACACATCAAACACCAGCTTCCCGATATGGCTCCCAAGTCCAAGTGCCAGAGGATGGAAACTTTCTGTGGAGCGACCTGAACGCTGACCCATCacttcagttgttttgtttttttatggctgtttgtgtttgaatccTACACGGCTCTATACTGTGATGTTTACAGCACACTATAAGAGCTGTACATACGGATACTTGGCACACAGTAAAGTATGGGAGACAAAACAATGTACTGTAGAAATTCAGTGTTTATCATAAAAGAACCAGGAGTCAGATTGGGGTCAACAGTGGTGTTATTTGGTTAAGGTTACAAAGTCCAGGGTTCATACTGTGTATGTTTAATGAatatatttaagaaaaatatgaattaaaaccaTTCAGTAAGCAAATACTCTATGGTACTCTACTCTTATGGAAATCCAGTTAGACTTGGGGGTTGATGGGCACTGCTTTTTGGATCCTGCCTGCATTGGCCAAGCAGCAGCATGTAGCAAAAGCCCCATACAAGAGCAAGACATTGAAAATCCTTTAAACTTTGACCTATGAAGGTGGATGTTGGGgcagtgtgaggcagcattGGTGCAGCAAGACATTAGTGAAGGAGGAGtcttatttattgattgaagcATGAGAATACAGTTGGCCATCTGTGAGCTAATTACAGTCGGGACGTCATCGGACTACTTTGTTGTGCATGAATTAACACAAGGCTTCATGTGTTGCCGTGTTATTACTTGAGCACATATGGGGTCAACCCCACATTGACTTCAGTCTAGGCTACTACACATACTTGCTCTAGGAAATGctggacatgtttttattcctcCTAAAGGCCACTGCAGTTTTTCATAACACCCTTGGACACTATGCATGAGGTTTCTGGTCAGTTGTAATATGTACCTTCACCCCTAGATGCCATTAAATCctataaaaactaaatacatCTGATTGATTAAACATAacattctctggtttcctcccacagaccaacAATGCAGTGTAACAGTCTTGTGtcttctgcttcctgttttattttgaaataattaccactgagtctgcttcctgtaaagtttccctcctctgtgattacctgccccgccctgatgtgtttcacctgttcatCGTTAGCCCTCCACCTGTGTATTTAAGCCTGCGTGTTCCCTGTGTCTGTTGTCAGTTTGTCTTGTCTGCTGACCGGTACACGTCGTCGTCTTTATCTAAAGATTAGTTGCTCGTCgccttttgtatgttttgttgtcttttgctCTGGGAAACCTGTTTTTGTCTGCGACCAGTAAAAGGGGTTGTTTCTTCACACTGAGACTGTTGTTGAGTTGTGAGTCCACATCCAGTGTTTGTCCAGCCTGATATGCAGagattaattggacactctggtGTGTTTGCCCTacaatggactggcaacctgtgtACCTCGCCTTTTTCCCCCATGTCAGCCCTATGTGATGAATGAAAGATTAATCATGTGTCATTTCCTGCACTGTAAAGTCAATTAAAACATACATCAGTACTATTATATCTTTGAGGAACGACAAAATGTGAACGTTAATTCATATGCAAATATATGCAAAAAAAGAGACGTTCATTTTCCTCGTGTCTCATCCGCCATTGATATTATGCAAAGATTTGTCCCTGCACTGAAGTCTAAGGAGAAATCTGGAGCTACAAATTCATAATGtacttgttatttttttaattacagcgACAGCAATGtggtaaaaaatgtaaactaaaaAATAGACCGAGATGAATGACGAGCGGGGAGAGACTTACCTTTGAAGTTGGGCCGTATTCTGGGATCATAGCTGATCAGTAACCTGTTCAAGATGTTACTGGTGGAATTCTCAGGCACTCGGGCCAGATCCTCAGATGACAGCTGTCTgcaaacagaaaagacaaaacaggCAACTGTAGGCACGATCACATTAACAGGTCACATTCCTGGCAGATGAACAGCACAGATGTATAGTCTGTATACTCCCTGATTAAACTGTAGCCTGAGTGAGCTACCAAATTAGCTTTTAAGATTTCGGACCACCCAGGCATTGTTAGAGGGAAGCAGTGTTTAGAAATGTCATGTTGTGCTATTTGGAGGCCTTCAGATCATTATCCCACAGGGTGAAAGACTTTGAAGTCAactatatcatttatttcattttttgaataaaaatgtaatctgtaatctgttgGAAATTATTAAACTTTGGCACAAAAGGTTTCAATCTACCACTGGCTTTATTGTTGCGGATACAAAAATCATGCGATCTTTGGCATTTTGCATCAACTCGACTGCACGGTGGTCTTATATTAGCAATATTCCAATCAGTCAAATTCTAACATGTTAATTTTactgctcaagcatgtcttgaataacaGACTTTTTCCcaagcaacatttttttattttaccatgAAATCGTACAAAGGGAACTGGTGTTATCTGCTCTAATTGTATGAAATATGCCTACGAATAAGAGATAATATGATTTAACAAATATTGAATAATCTGTGTTATAGTTTCTGATAGAAAAAGCAAACATTGAAATGTATATTAATGTGGCTATAAGTGtggcatttttatttcttcacagGAGAAGCTGCCACATGACACATGATTATAATCTCTATTGAATTATTAGTTAGATTATATGACAGTTTTTAAGTCATCATTCATTCCCACAGCATGCTAGTCTCCAAAGATATTTACCTTTTCACGATGGTACTGATACATGGGATACACTGTTACCTTATTATTACCATACCCTAGTCAACTAATCTGCCGTGTGGGTGGCAACGAGTATAAATGCCTCGTCAAGACAAACGGCCTGTTTCTGTGAGTGTATTGTCTCTGAGACCAAGGCGAAACCTCTTTTCAGCCATCctggaaaataacaaaaaccaGCTGCGTACTAGAAAATTAGCACCACAACATAACCtggtatttttcaaaaatgttgaatCAAACAATGGCACAGAGGGAgagtgaaagaggagaagaggatctggcaggagagaaaggagaaacaGAAAGCCTCCTTGTGGGTGGCAGTGAATTCTCCTGCCGAAGCACTTTATATATCATTATGTAAACCTTATCATGCACTGAGGATGAGCTAAAGTGCTCAGTGGCAATGCTGAGTTCCTGTgatcatgtgaaaaaaaacatcatttccatcCACTAAACctatttcctctctctctctctctctcttgctcttctTGAACAGACTATTATCAAACTCGAGCACAACAACTAAACTGGAACCAAGTGGTTCCTTGATCCACAAAGGCGTCCACGGCACCATACACCAAAGATGTCACACAGCGTCGACTTGCCAACATTGGGACGACTTCAAGCAACTTTCAAATTGGAGCCATTTGTTGTTATGATTTAAAGAGGCCGAAGGGGCAGCTCTTCAACACGGAGAGACAACGGACACTCCAGGATATAACGTTCAATACGAGATGATTACTTCCAGTGCTGTGCTGGAGTAAAaaccttttatatatatttatatatatatatatatatacacatatatatatacatatatatgaagcTGGTATTGATAAGTTATATAATATCCTTCTTTTTCTTGATGGCTTTACGTCATTGGAAGTTATTATAAAATACTGACCGTTCCACATGAAGGGATAGGCCAATAGGAGgcgctctctctctgaactgcatTGCCATTGATCAAAGTCTCCTGTCATTGGTCGCCTTCACGCTCTGATCACTTGGTTTGCAACATGCTACGACGttggtgttattattattaaagagtTATTGCTCACTAATGCCAAAATATGACGCCTCCTCCAGCTTTGAGCTGGAATTCCCTGCAGCTGTTCAATTCATCAAGACAAAGTACAGTCTGTCAGCGCATCAGGAAGCACTGACATTCATTCTGTTGTGACATGTACTGCATTTGTGTTTGGCAGTGGAGGTGATTCTGTATTTTAAGTACAAGTCCAAGTTTTCTGTGAGTCTGCCCAAGCTCCTGCGTTAATGAAGAAGCTAAAAGCTAAACTATCAACAATCATTGCTGAAGGTCAAGTGCGGGCGCTCCTTCTCCGGCAACAGGAAATAAAACTAAGCATCAGTATGTGACACCATCGCTACACACAGATGTACGTGCACCAACGCAGGAACACTTCATCATGTGGCAGTCCTTGAACTGATGTCTATGACAGGAAAGTAGAGAGAAAAcggataacacacacacacaatccatcACAACCAAACAGCAGAGATTAACGTTCACACACTCTTCATGTCAAAGCAATGACATcaatcatgtttgtttctcttaTCACTGACACATTAGTGACTTGGCACATGTTTTAATtacgttaaaaaaaactacactacAGTTTCTGAGTACCTTTTAGTTTACTTTTTCGAGTTTATTATCACTTTTACTCTTGTAAATGTGTTCAATTACAGCCATTTAACACttgttttgtaaatatatttagATGCATTAGGAAAGGAAAGTGATCCTAACAGACTATATTGGAGCATATATGAGAGCAACTCTCATATAACGACACAAACAAGTTTGAGCTCAAAATGAAGGCTTGTCTGACAATGTGTGCTAAGGGCACCTCAACTAcacataaagtaaaaagtatatACACCGGAGTCTGGGGAGAAAGCAACCTTTGTGATATAATTTAGGGTTTGAAAATTTGTTATAATCAACAATAAtgaaacatacatacatacatgcttCAAAGCAACAAGGTTTCTCGGTCTAAAAAGTAGATTCTCCCCATGGCCTCATAGACCTGTTATTAACCTCTGTCCTCAGTGAATCCAGTGCTGTAATAGTGCAAAGTACGATTGTTCACACCTGGTATTGAAATGTAACCTGTGACCACGTACTGTACGACAGAATCCGCCGTCCCCCTCCATCCTTTATTCAAGATGTCATGACTTCTTTTTGCAAGAAGGAATTGCACTGGCTGCAGATAAATGGACACGTCAGCTCTCAGtagtgttaaaaaacaacaacaagatgcTGCGAGATCAGAGGACGTCGGCCCAGGAGTTGGTGTCTAATCCATCCTTAGGATGGATTGTTTCCTGCACTTCAGGAATGTGGATACACATGTCCCCCAAACCAGCTCTAACTGTGGTTTCTATCAGATCTGAGGACACTCAGGAAGTGTTCAGACCTTCAGAATGTGAGTGCGACTGGTGGTTTgtttctgtatgttggccctgtagGCTGAAGACTTGTCCCGGGTGCATGTGGGCCCATGTTGAATAGAAaagcagatggatggatggatggaaaacacattttttaagcCAAGAGCCAAGCTACTTGCTAATAATCCCATACTTACGATGGACAGAAAACCTGCttccctttctttttccccttctttgTTCCCTTTTCTTTGGCTGAGCCTCCCTCTAGACAAAGGGACAGCACCAGGAGGAAGATAACAAGCTTCTTGAAGCCCATTCTGGTTCACAGTTGAGCCTGtagacaagaaaacacactgtTCAAACAAGTGATTGGTTTAAAGTGACCAAAGCTAAATGGCGGCATTCATTTATACGTGACATGGAGGATAGCGACCGCTTCAGACGCGCAGCCTTGGGTTTGTACAAATCAtcaacatcagtgtgtgttgaATCCATTTCTTGTGACCAGTGTGCCGCCTCACATGTGATGCATTCTCAGTTCCTCTGCATGCGTGTCACATACAGTGAACATCCGAAATGTGAATTAATCAATGTGACGTGGATTAATCAAGCAGAACAAGTTCAAGCATAAATCCAATCAGTGGAGTGGTGCACCTGAATACCAATGGTCACCCAGGACTCGTCAGGTGAAGGTGACCTCTGAAGGAATGCTACCTCAATGTCCTTTACTCTCGCCCGCAAAGAGCAGGGTCCAATAGCGCCTGAGCTATCGTGATGTTGGTCTGATCTAGAGATAATGCAACAGTGgaattatacatacagtacaaacacaGTTCCCAGTGTGTCTTTGCATTTCTTGATAGGGCCCATTAATCACAGAGCAGCGTTGGTACCCAGGTAAAGTGGTGGCCTTTCATTGCGTAGGGACACTGAGACCAGCCAGCAGCCAAGaggaccccacacacacacacagagggaagaaTGTGTATTAGCTGGAGCAGTTTATTGTCTAGACAGAGACTCTGTCCGTCTCTCGTTCTCATTGCCTTGTCCCAGTAACCTCCGTCTGTCTGCTCCATTGATCATCATGTTCTTCCGGGCAGAAATTGACTCCACAGCTGAGTTCAGCACCTTTTCCTGTACATGCAAATACCTCAAACACCTTTGCCAGCACCAAACTAGGTCAATATCACTTTATCGATTTGGAACTTTGCGAACAGatatggcagcagcagcagcagcagcagcagccgcggGGAGTGATGAATCGTTTCTTATCCGACTAAAAAGATGTCCCATCTTCCCTCAGATATTTCATGACACGACAAATGTTTGACCCGGGTCCTCGTGATCGGAGGGAGGAGAAGCAGAAGCATCACAAATAATAACAGAACACATTTTGAAACCTActtcccaaactttttttttttggctcattcATCTTGgagttaaaaaaacataatattttagAAAGATATATGTTCCCTAATTTGTTAATCTCACAGcagatgaagacaaaataatttatctccacacacacagtccagagCCAAAAAACACCTTACAGTCAGTTTGTTAACATGTTGATTAATCGTTGTTGGGCCCTCAGAGCTGATTTAATGTAGGAGCTTAGTTTTATGTGAAACATCTCATCTCCAGCACACTTTGATGAAGCACCCAGACTTTAGCCTTTGATGCATCTGCTTGCAGCAGAGTTGAATTTTAAATTAAGGTATAATGACTTAAGAATCTAGACCTAGACTACATCACAGTGCTCTGACATGAGTAATGATGTGATTTTGCCCTTTTACAAGTAAACCTGATTTGACATGACTATTGTTTCCATGTTGCATTCTGTAtattgtgattgtttgtttatttctttatttgcttttccCTTAAACTCAGCTATAGTCTTAACTGGGCTCCACCTTAAAACATACATTCGATTTAAAACCATACAtcaaaaagtaataataataataatatttatttacattatggcCACAATGGTGAATGTATTACTTTGTGAATTGCCAACTCATTTTATAGAAGATTAATTGGTATGAaggtttttatatataattaaaacaagtcctgatatttctgctttatttgctccatgtaacaaaaaagCTTGAATATCTTTGGTTGGTGGAGaaaattcatttgaaaacatcatcattttaatgtttgaaaCATTTCGATtaatccaaaataaaatatttgactgACAAAACTtctatgtattgtttttttgtgtggataATATGTGACATAACTTAAAAGCCACGATTGTTCATGAGTCTCACATATACATTACGTGTAAACCACAGAAAGCTTCTGTGAGGACACATGCACCACCTGACAGTTCTGCTGAGCACATGTCCACAAATTGACCTTGGCACTGCCTGAGTCaactctgtgtcaccgctgaagTACACTGTGTTTTACTGTCAGCAATGTTAAACTGCCGAGGCATCGCTTCACAACCGCTGATGGTAACTCCAATCTGCTCTGCCCCATGGGTCCAAGGTCAAGGAGCAAGTCTGCACTGCACAGAACTACTTTAGACTGCGACTTGTTTAGATCCCGGTTGAAAAACAAGTTTATAAATtgaataaatgtcataaaatattaGTTGAATCAAGAAAATTCAAGTAAATGAGAACTTGTTTTCACCTGAAACTAAAACAGCAGAGATTTTGCATGTGTGaataatatttcatattcataatAATTGTTACATCACACATTATATAATGCAATTCATTGCATGGTTTCtggtttttaataaatgaaccAAGGAGGAAAAATACCAGGCCTGCGTGTTCTGTGCTCATCAAAACACTGCGATGCAgctcatttcaaaaacaaccacgcagagacagaaagacggacacacgcacacacacacagacagacagagctcTCACAACCTGTGGCTGCACGTCGCATTGGCTGTTTATCGAACAAGAGCAAAGTAAGTAGAAGTGAGGCGTCAGAGGAGCGTCGCACTGACGGACCTGAGTGAGAGAagcacacaggaaaaacaacgaCCACCATGacggagaaagaggagggggatgcaggaggaggaggaggatgaggaggacggCACGTATGAACGCGCG contains these protein-coding regions:
- the glrbb gene encoding glycine receptor, beta b isoform X2 produces the protein MGFKKLVIFLLVLSLCLEGGSAKEKGTKKGKKKGKQVFCPSQLSSEDLARVPENSTSNILNRLLISYDPRIRPNFKGTPVEDRVNIFINSFGSIQETTMDYRVNIFLRQRWNDPRLKLPHDFKSDSLTVDPGMFKCLWKPDLFFANEKSANFHDVTQENILLFIFRNGDVLISMRLSVTLSCPLDLTLFPMDTQRCKMQLESFGYTTDDLRFMWQTGDPVQMDAIALPQFDIKQEDIDYGNCTKFYSGTGYYTCVEVIFTLRRQVGFYMMGVYAPTLLIVVLSWLSFWINPDASAARVPLVVYHHFHPIITPTPPGSLL